Below is a genomic region from Henckelia pumila isolate YLH828 chromosome 3, ASM3356847v2, whole genome shotgun sequence.
GTTTTTGCGCCTGTGATGGCTTACCACCTTTTCTTCATTTTATCAGCTACTGATAAGGAGGTTGTTTTTTTTGGCACACATATTTGAATGACAACTGAACCATTTTCTCTGCGCAGAAGGAATCACCTCTTGGCTTGGCCACACAATCTGCTCATCCTGGTAATTTTACCAAACTAGACTTAAGAATACCGAACTGCTTGTCATTTTTCTCTTGATGGTCGGACACATCTTTGTGTGTGCAATTTTTCTGTCTTTGAGGAAGTCAAGGCGCAAATGAGCGCTGGAGTCCATTATTTATTGCCGTAATTGCTCGAAAATTGAAATTTTCTCAATTATTTAAATCTTGGTGGAAtatcaataaatattaaatagtaTACAAAGAAATCATATCTTGCAAATTAATCTCATTGAAAAGCAGTACTCCTTTGTTCAATTTATATGTGTGCGTGTTCATATATTTACGTATAGCTTTCTTATTGTACTCTTACCCCCTAAATGCAGCCCGTTTCTCTCCGGATGATAAATACGCAAGGCAGAGAGTTCTCCTGAAAAAGCGATTCGGACTTCTGCCAACACAACAGCCACCCCCCAAGTACTGAGCGCATAATTTGATGTTGGATGTCCAGGAACCCTTCTGCCAGCATCGCATCATTATTATTGAGCCATCCCGTGCTCAAAGTTTCATTCTTGAGACGAGAATCTTATTCAGTACTCAAAACTGAATATGTTGTTTACTTGTTTACCTCGACTTCTGCAAACATTGTCTTATGAAGCTGTTTGAATTATGATAGCGTTGAATTCGAAACTAACtttcatgattttattttattttattttatt
It encodes:
- the LOC140892441 gene encoding H/ACA ribonucleoprotein complex subunit 3-like protein; amino-acid sequence: MYLQFYINENGDKVYTTKKESPLGLATQSAHPARFSPDDKYARQRVLLKKRFGLLPTQQPPPKY